In Carassius carassius chromosome 5, fCarCar2.1, whole genome shotgun sequence, one genomic interval encodes:
- the zgc:158432 gene encoding uncharacterized protein zgc:158432 isoform X1: MKVLLCVCFILFVTDKATGQTSDTCTNVDDFNLCLGGVGLCNEEISRCTCFKGQPFCRCNSQKGEFYINEDCSQKWTVVTFALVASLPGLTLAVLVGVVVYVMMLPSNKSHTGEGMKTPKTASKEQDLFPGIAFASDMNGRPPPNMRPVQQGHIPMTAMPNHPGIHDPQMGGPARPYSVSRGVRPSVDSMPDGRPREPNIMYTGMRDPPMGGPVQPYSSGAVRGQIVSNPYAIDSPSRNPYEEHSPSADHHSDYRPRAPSHLYDNLKHNQPYSPAPLYGSSDHGNLRNGFPRPQLSLRY, from the exons ATGAAGGTCttactctgtgtgtgtttcatcTTGTTTGTTACTGATAAGGCAACTGGACAGACATCAGACA CCTGTACAAATGTTGATGACTTTAACCTATGTCTGGGAGGTGTGGGGCTCTGTAATGAGGAAATTAGCAGATGTACCTGTTTCAAAGGACAACCGTTCTGTCG GTGCAACAGTCAAAAAGGTGAGTTTTACATTAATGAAGACTGCTCTCAGAAATGGACAGTAGTGACCTTTGCCCTGGTGGCATCTCTGCCTGGTCTCACACTCGCTGTGTTGGTTGGGGTGGTTGTTTATGTGATGATGTTGCCATCAAACAAGAGCCACACAGG tgaAGGAATGAAAACACCAAAGACAGCCTCTAAAGAGCAGGACTTGTTCCCTGGAATTGCTTTTGCTTCTGATATGAAT GGTCGGCCTCCCCCTAACATGAGACCTGTACAACAAGGTCATATTCCCATGACAGCCATGCCCAACCACCC TGGGATCCATGATCCTCAAATGGGAGGTCCTGCTCGGCCCTATAG TGTATCCAGAGGTGTGCGCCCATCTGTTGACAGCATGCCTGATGGACGACCCCGTGAGCCAAACAT CATGTACACCGGAATGCGTGACCCTCCTATGGGAGGTCCTGTGCAGCCCTACAG CAGTGGCGCAGTTCGGGGTCAGATTGTTAGCAACCCTTATGCTATAGATTCACCCAGCCGAAACCCCTATGAAGAGCACAGTCCTTCTGCAGACCACCACAGTGATTACAGACCACGTGCCCCTTCACACCTATATGATAACCTG AAACACAACCAGCCCTATTCTCCTGCTCCACTCTACGGTTCCTCTGACCATGGAAACCTCCGCAATGGATTTCCACGACCCCAATTAAGTCTACgatactag
- the igbp1 gene encoding immunoglobulin-binding protein 1 isoform X2 codes for MAAAEDDNSKQNPSGSEAPRLSDLLDRGWKLFEEVDTTNEPSSSTAVQVKVKRAIMQLEEATRMVNQLVLFSHNEALEEISTADLKYLLLPALLGALTMKQVNPSKRLEYMQAARIYFMDFLQRCKDYDVCSFQLPRASENTADTPPEEQTNPAVLMPASQPDLIAMATQRQAKIERFMQRKETEAKLSEIRGLVESGLADEEVVREFYLLHVRRWITLAIEEIDSINQEMEILKRMELFKQSAPQPSPPKRPPMKPFILTKDAVQAKVFGAGYPSLSTMTVDEWYDQHQRQGCLPDQGIPRSADVDIEEDERAERERKEENDDEEALQKARDWDDWKDTHRRGYGNRKNMG; via the exons ATGGCGGCCGCTGAAGACGATAACAGTAAACAAAACCCCAGTGGTTCAGAGGCTCCGAGACTGTCGGATTTACTGGACCGGGGCTGGAAGCTGTTTGAAGAGGTGGACACTACAAACGAGCCGAGCAGCTCTACTGCAGTGCAGGTGAAAGTGAAGCGCGCTATCATGCAGCTGGAGGAGGCGACGAGGATGGTCAATCAGCTGGTCTTGTTCAG tcatAATGAGGCATTGGAGGAAATCTCCACAGCTGACCTGAAGTATCTGTTGTTGCCGGCTCTTCTGGGAGCGCTCACCATGAAACAGGTGAACCCCAGCAAGCGTCTGGAATACATGCAGGCGGCCCGCATCTACTTCATGGACTTCCTCCAGAGGTGCAAGGACTATGATGTGTGTAGTTTTCAGCTGCCTAGAGCCAGCGAGAACACAGCAGACACTCCTCCTGAGGAGCAGACCAATCCAGCAGTCCTGATGCCAGCCTCACAGCCAGACCTCATCGCAATGGCAACACAAAGACAAGCCAAAATAGAGAG GTTTATGCAGCGTAAGGAGACAGAAGCCAAGCTGAGTGAGATCAGAGGGCTGGTTGAATCTGGTTTAGCCGATGAAGAGGTGGTGAGAGAGTTTTACCTGCTGCATGTACGCAGGTGGATCACACTAGCAATTGAGGAGATCGACTCTATCAACCAGGAGATGGAGATTCTGAAACGAATGGAGCTTTTCAAGCAG AGCGCCCCCCAGCCATCTCCACCTAAAAGACCACCCATGAAGCCTTTTATCTTGACTAAGGATGCTGTGCAGGCAAA AGTGTTTGGTGCAGGGTATCCCAGTCTTTCCACCATGACAGTGGATGAGTGGTATGATCAGCACCAGCGGCAAGGATGTTTACCTGACCAGGGCATACCACGCAGTGCAG ATGTTGATATAGAGGAAGATGAGAGAGCGGAAAGAGAGAGGAAGGAAGAGAACGATGATGAAGAGGCTCTGCAAAAGGCACGTGACTGGGACGACTGGAAGGACACACACCGGAGAGGATATGGCAACCGCAAAAACATGGGCTGA
- the zgc:158432 gene encoding uncharacterized protein zgc:158432 isoform X2 — protein MKVLLCVCFILFVTDKATGQTSDTCTNVDDFNLCLGGVGLCNEEISRCTCFKGQPFCRCNSQKGEFYINEDCSQKWTVVTFALVASLPGLTLAVLVGVVVYVMMLPSNKSHTGEGMKTPKTASKEQDLFPGIAFASDMNGRPPPNMRPVQQGHIPMTAMPNHPGIHDPQMGGPARPYSVSRGVRPSVDSMPDGRPREPNIMYTGMRDPPMGGPVQPYSGAVRGQIVSNPYAIDSPSRNPYEEHSPSADHHSDYRPRAPSHLYDNLKHNQPYSPAPLYGSSDHGNLRNGFPRPQLSLRY, from the exons ATGAAGGTCttactctgtgtgtgtttcatcTTGTTTGTTACTGATAAGGCAACTGGACAGACATCAGACA CCTGTACAAATGTTGATGACTTTAACCTATGTCTGGGAGGTGTGGGGCTCTGTAATGAGGAAATTAGCAGATGTACCTGTTTCAAAGGACAACCGTTCTGTCG GTGCAACAGTCAAAAAGGTGAGTTTTACATTAATGAAGACTGCTCTCAGAAATGGACAGTAGTGACCTTTGCCCTGGTGGCATCTCTGCCTGGTCTCACACTCGCTGTGTTGGTTGGGGTGGTTGTTTATGTGATGATGTTGCCATCAAACAAGAGCCACACAGG tgaAGGAATGAAAACACCAAAGACAGCCTCTAAAGAGCAGGACTTGTTCCCTGGAATTGCTTTTGCTTCTGATATGAAT GGTCGGCCTCCCCCTAACATGAGACCTGTACAACAAGGTCATATTCCCATGACAGCCATGCCCAACCACCC TGGGATCCATGATCCTCAAATGGGAGGTCCTGCTCGGCCCTATAG TGTATCCAGAGGTGTGCGCCCATCTGTTGACAGCATGCCTGATGGACGACCCCGTGAGCCAAACAT CATGTACACCGGAATGCGTGACCCTCCTATGGGAGGTCCTGTGCAGCCCTACAG TGGCGCAGTTCGGGGTCAGATTGTTAGCAACCCTTATGCTATAGATTCACCCAGCCGAAACCCCTATGAAGAGCACAGTCCTTCTGCAGACCACCACAGTGATTACAGACCACGTGCCCCTTCACACCTATATGATAACCTG AAACACAACCAGCCCTATTCTCCTGCTCCACTCTACGGTTCCTCTGACCATGGAAACCTCCGCAATGGATTTCCACGACCCCAATTAAGTCTACgatactag
- the igbp1 gene encoding immunoglobulin-binding protein 1 isoform X1 produces the protein MAAAEDDNSKQNPSGSEAPRLSDLLDRGWKLFEEVDTTNEPSSSTAVQVKVKRAIMQLEEATRMVNQLVLFSHNEALEEISTADLKYLLLPALLGALTMKQVNPSKRLEYMQAARIYFMDFLQRCKDYDVCSFQLPRASENTADTPPEEQTNPAVLMPASQPDLIAMATQRQAKIERFMQRKETEAKLSEIRGLVESGLADEEVVREFYLLHVRRWITLAIEEIDSINQEMEILKRMELFKQSAPQPSPPKRPPMKPFILTKDAVQAKVFGAGYPSLSTMTVDEWYDQHQRQGCLPDQGIPRSAADVDIEEDERAERERKEENDDEEALQKARDWDDWKDTHRRGYGNRKNMG, from the exons ATGGCGGCCGCTGAAGACGATAACAGTAAACAAAACCCCAGTGGTTCAGAGGCTCCGAGACTGTCGGATTTACTGGACCGGGGCTGGAAGCTGTTTGAAGAGGTGGACACTACAAACGAGCCGAGCAGCTCTACTGCAGTGCAGGTGAAAGTGAAGCGCGCTATCATGCAGCTGGAGGAGGCGACGAGGATGGTCAATCAGCTGGTCTTGTTCAG tcatAATGAGGCATTGGAGGAAATCTCCACAGCTGACCTGAAGTATCTGTTGTTGCCGGCTCTTCTGGGAGCGCTCACCATGAAACAGGTGAACCCCAGCAAGCGTCTGGAATACATGCAGGCGGCCCGCATCTACTTCATGGACTTCCTCCAGAGGTGCAAGGACTATGATGTGTGTAGTTTTCAGCTGCCTAGAGCCAGCGAGAACACAGCAGACACTCCTCCTGAGGAGCAGACCAATCCAGCAGTCCTGATGCCAGCCTCACAGCCAGACCTCATCGCAATGGCAACACAAAGACAAGCCAAAATAGAGAG GTTTATGCAGCGTAAGGAGACAGAAGCCAAGCTGAGTGAGATCAGAGGGCTGGTTGAATCTGGTTTAGCCGATGAAGAGGTGGTGAGAGAGTTTTACCTGCTGCATGTACGCAGGTGGATCACACTAGCAATTGAGGAGATCGACTCTATCAACCAGGAGATGGAGATTCTGAAACGAATGGAGCTTTTCAAGCAG AGCGCCCCCCAGCCATCTCCACCTAAAAGACCACCCATGAAGCCTTTTATCTTGACTAAGGATGCTGTGCAGGCAAA AGTGTTTGGTGCAGGGTATCCCAGTCTTTCCACCATGACAGTGGATGAGTGGTATGATCAGCACCAGCGGCAAGGATGTTTACCTGACCAGGGCATACCACGCAGTGCAG CAGATGTTGATATAGAGGAAGATGAGAGAGCGGAAAGAGAGAGGAAGGAAGAGAACGATGATGAAGAGGCTCTGCAAAAGGCACGTGACTGGGACGACTGGAAGGACACACACCGGAGAGGATATGGCAACCGCAAAAACATGGGCTGA